A window of the Acanthochromis polyacanthus isolate Apoly-LR-REF ecotype Palm Island chromosome 10, KAUST_Apoly_ChrSc, whole genome shotgun sequence genome harbors these coding sequences:
- the si:ch211-132p1.2 gene encoding proteinase-activated receptor 4, which yields MRLFVGTLVLICLLSSECSCSPSSRPADECPSMSVRLRTFRLVKRCNFTTLKEKQLKEIQAPTTNLYLPVLYLLAFSVGLPSNLLALWVLVFRTKPLPSTVLLINLTVADCLLLLVLPFRIVYHFQGNNWGLGESFCRVVMAVFYGNMYGSICCLALVALDRYIALVHPFGARTLRSRRVSLYMTTAVWVVVLAAMLPLLVSQQTYKLDELQITTCHDALPEEEHESYFMPYFITLFACCFVLPFAVVLYCHAAVLRTLLAERKRYGHAVRVTVLVLLVFIVCVLPSNVLLLLTYADSSLDADGEDVYVPYMISLAVCSFNSCIDPFIFYFVSAEFRQKARSTLCCRSDSGDKPSSPANMSSSSSGQRSQVTLLSMSSRQVTPEVP from the exons ATGAGGCTGTTTGTGGGGACTCTGGTTCTCATCTGTCTGCTGTCGTCCGAATGCAGCTGCTCTCCGTCCTCTCGTCCTGCAGATGAATGTCCCAGCATGTCTGTCC GTCTGCGGACGTTCCGGCTGGTGAAACGATGTAACTTCACTACTCTGAAGGAGAAGCAGCTGAAGGAGATCCAGGCTCCGACTACCAATCTGTACCTGCCAGTTCTGTACCTGCTGGCCTTCAGTGTGGGTCTGCCCTCCAACCTGCTGGCTCTCTGGGTTCTGGTGTTCCGGACCAAACCACTGCCATCCACTGTACTCCTCATCAACCTGACAGTGGCTGACTGCCTGCTACTGCTGGTGCTGCCATTTCGTATCGTCTACCACTTCCAAGGGAACAACTGGGGGCTGGGTGAGTCTTTCTGCCGTGTTGTCATGGCAGTGTTTTACGGCAACATGTACGGCTCCATCTGTTGTCTGGCCCTCGTGGCTCTGGACCGATACATTGCTTTGGTCCACCCATTCGGTGCCAGGACTCTGCGCAGTCGGCGAGTGTCCCTGTACATGACGACGGCAGTGTGGGTCGTGGTGCTGGCTGCCATGCTGCCGTTGCTGGTGTCACAGCAGACATACAAGCTGGACGAGCTGCAGATCACCACCTGCCATGACGCGTTGCCAGAGGAGGAGCATGAGAGCTACTTCATGCCCTACTTCATCACCTTGTTCGCCTGCTGCTTTGTGCTGCCCTTCGCTGTTGTCTTGTACTGCCATGCAGCGGTGCTGCGCACTCTGCTGGCCGAGAGGAAACGCTACGGCCACGCGGTCCGGGTCACGGTGTTGGTGCTGCTGGTCTTCATCGTATGTGTGCTGCCCAGCaacgtcctcctcctcctgacctATGCTGACAGCTCACTGGATGCGGACGGCGAGGACGTTTATGTCCCTTACATGATCAGCTTAGCGGTTTGCTCCTTCAACAGCTGCATCGATCCCTTCATCTTCTACTTTGTGTCGGCAGAGTTCAGGCAGAAGGCTCGCAGCACTCTGTGTTGCCGCAGCGACTCTGGAGACAAGCCGTCCTCTCCAGCGAACATGTCCTCATCATCCTCGGGCCAACGGTCACAGGTCACCCTGTTGTCCATGTCCAGCCGGCAAGTGACGCCTGAGGTGCCGTGA